ATAATGACATGACTCGAGATGACGTTTCTATCGTTGTTCGTGAACTTCTCAGTAAACTTTGAAAGCAATGTCTGCATGTTTGCTCTATCAAAATGATATGAAACAGGCCCCAATTGATTATATTATGTGGGGTGCCAAGGGTCATGGCATTGTCATACGTGACGTACTTGATACATATGGATGCATGTTGAAAGCAGTTTTTGATAATAATATGTCTCTTAAATCCCCATATGATGATATCCCCTTATTTTATGCGAAGGAGGGATTTGAGAATTGGCTTAATGAACAAAATCCCCACACAAAAATAGGATATGTTGTTGCAATTGGGGGAGCCTATGGTAAAGACAGAGTAGATCTTTCTGCATATCTTTCTTCCTATGGTCTTCACACAATCTCATTTATTCATCCATGGACATCTGTAGCTCCTGATTTTGTCATAGAAGAGGGAGTGCAAATTATGGCAGGGTCATGCATTAGTGTCCGTGTTCGAATTGGCAAACAAACAATTGTAAATCATATGGCAAACGTAGATCATGATTGTTCATTGGGTAAGGGGGTTCATGTGGCGCCGGGTGCAACTCTTGCTGGATGTGTTGAGGTACAAGATTATGCGATGATAGGAGCTGGTGCAACAATTCTGCCAAATATAACTATTGGGGAGGGAGCCATTGTTGGTGCGGGAGCAGTTGTAACTAAAGATGTAGCTAGCGGAGATATAGTTGTGGGAATTCCAGCTTGCAGAAGGTATTTATGGATTTTGTTGATGAATTTTACGCTGACAAAGACTTGTCATTATTGAAAAAACTGACGTTAGTTATTCCAACGTATAATCGGAATTATTATTTAAGTCGGTGTTTGTGGTATCACGCACATTTTCCATTTGGGGAAATAATTGTTGCGGATTCCTCACCGGAAGAGAAAAAAATAGTGAACCGCGATACTGTAACTAAAGTGCGAGAGATGTTTGGAGCTAACATTCGTTATCTGGAGTATGAACCGGAAACTGAAAAATACGGAGGAGATATTGTACGAAAATGGGGAGATGCTGTGCAGCATGTGGAGACAGAATATTCACAGATTTGCACTGATAAGGAGTTTTTGATTCCAACATCTTTGAGTAAATGTATTGTCTTTCTTGAAAATAATTACGATTATGTCTCATCAGGTGGGAGAGAATATCAATTAAAAACAACAAAGGACGATATCCGTGAAAAATCAGGCTATTATTTAAAGATGGGAGATTCAGAGAGAACATCAGAAAAAAACCACGATGGGTTAATGCGCTTCACACACTCCATAATTAAAGTAGCACCAATGCACAATAGTATGCTGTTACAAATGATGAGATCCAATAATCTGAAATATCAATATGATCTAGTTAAAAAATATAATATTATAGATATAAAATATAGTGAGATTATCTCAAATCATGCGCTAATGACCTTCCAATAGCATACTGAAACATCTGATTTCCAAGTCCTCCCATTAGTTTAACAGTTACCATTAGGAAATCCCATTACGTATTCTGAGTATACCACACAATCGTCTTCTTCAGCCCTTCCCTAAACTCAACTGTAGCACGGAAGTCGAACTCCCTTTCTGCAACGCTCACATCCAGCATACGTCGCGGCTGACCATCAGGTTTATTTGTATCCCACACGATCTCACCCTCAAATCCCGTCAGTTCGGAGATCAGATCCACCAGATCTCGAATAGTTATCTCCATCCCTGCCCCGAGATTCACCGGTTCCGGCTTATCATAGTTTTCAGCCGCACAAACAATACCACGTGCTGCATCATCCACATACAAAAACTCTCGGGATGCTGCACCCGTACCCCAGACTTCGACCCTGTCCGATCCACTTTTCTTCGCATCAATAAATTTTTTGATCAAGGCCGGGATCACATGGGAACTATCTGGATTGAAATTATCTCCCGGTCCATACAAATTCACCGGTAGAAGATAGATTGCATTGAACTCATACTGCTGGCGGTATGCCTGAGCTTGAACAAGCATCATCTTCTTTGCAAGACCATAGGGTGCATTCATCTCCTCGGGATATCCGTTCCATAACTCGTCTTCCTGGAAGGGGATTGGCGTAAACTTCGGATAGGCACAGATCGTTCCGACAGCGACGAACTTACCCACTTTATTCTGTCGTGCCGCTTCCATCAGCTGGATCCCCATGATAGCATTATCATAAAAAAGCGAGCCAGGGTTATTCATATTATATCCGATACCCCCCACGCTTGCTGCAAGATGAATGATCAGATCAACCCCTTTCGTAATGGAAAGGCAGTTTTCCCATACACGCAGATCAATATCACGGCTTCGGGGAACGATGATATTTTCCGGTTTCGCACCGGACGCAAGAAGATGTTTTACAACGTTTGAACCAAGAAAACCAGCGCCACCGGTCACCAGAATTTTTTTTATTTTCCCAGAATGTCATAGATACGACCTTATATGCTCTATACATGCTTGTGTCCCATCATTAATGAAGATGTCGCTGCATGTTTGATAGTTTTCTTTCATTGATAACAATTCGTCGATGTGGCTAATCCAGTTTCCGTATTCAACAGCCTCCCATGACATCTGTTTGCCGATACCCGTGGTTTCCAGAGGTTGAAGGATATATGGATCCTCAGCAAATCCCTCCCTAGTGAATATCAGAAGAGGTATTCTTGCCCGAATGGACTCTGAAACAGTACTGTATCCGGGTTTGGTTACTACGAGATCACACGCACCAATATAATTCTGGGTTTCGGTTTCTAAACCTGGGATCCTGATAATGTTTGGATGATGGAATGGCTGATTTTCTGATACCAATATTCTTATATCTGAATCGATCAGTTTATGGATACAGGCAGGAACAGAATTGAACGAAAGACCTG
The sequence above is a segment of the uncultured Methanocorpusculum sp. genome. Coding sequences within it:
- a CDS encoding acetyltransferase, encoding MSACLLYQNDMKQAPIDYIMWGAKGHGIVIRDVLDTYGCMLKAVFDNNMSLKSPYDDIPLFYAKEGFENWLNEQNPHTKIGYVVAIGGAYGKDRVDLSAYLSSYGLHTISFIHPWTSVAPDFVIEEGVQIMAGSCISVRVRIGKQTIVNHMANVDHDCSLGKGVHVAPGATLAGCVEVQDYAMIGAGATILPNITIGEGAIVGAGAVVTKDVASGDIVVGIPACRRYLWILLMNFTLTKTCHY
- a CDS encoding TIGR00180 family glycosyltransferase codes for the protein MDFVDEFYADKDLSLLKKLTLVIPTYNRNYYLSRCLWYHAHFPFGEIIVADSSPEEKKIVNRDTVTKVREMFGANIRYLEYEPETEKYGGDIVRKWGDAVQHVETEYSQICTDKEFLIPTSLSKCIVFLENNYDYVSSGGREYQLKTTKDDIREKSGYYLKMGDSERTSEKNHDGLMRFTHSIIKVAPMHNSMLLQMMRSNNLKYQYDLVKKYNIIDIKYSEIISNHALMTFQ
- a CDS encoding GDP-L-fucose synthase, which gives rise to MTGGAGFLGSNVVKHLLASGAKPENIIVPRSRDIDLRVWENCLSITKGVDLIIHLAASVGGIGYNMNNPGSLFYDNAIMGIQLMEAARQNKVGKFVAVGTICAYPKFTPIPFQEDELWNGYPEEMNAPYGLAKKMMLVQAQAYRQQYEFNAIYLLPVNLYGPGDNFNPDSSHVIPALIKKFIDAKKSGSDRVEVWGTGAASREFLYVDDAARGIVCAAENYDKPEPVNLGAGMEITIRDLVDLISELTGFEGEIVWDTNKPDGQPRRMLDVSVAEREFDFRATVEFREGLKKTIVWYTQNT